Below is a window of Planctomycetaceae bacterium DNA.
CCATAACTGCCCAGGAATAAATATCGGTCTTCGCCGAAATGCGACGGCGCCGATCCTCACTTTTCTGCTCCGGGGATTCATACGGGGGGGTCCCCCTCAGGTAGAACTTATCCCCGCGTATTCTCTGGGTTTGGGAGTTACCAAAATCTGTGATTCTGGCCACGAGTCTGCGCTGCCGCCCATCCATCAAAATGTTTTTCGGCTTTATGTCCAGATGCTTGAGGCCGGCCTCGTGGATGATTTTCAAGCCAACGGATATCTGATAGGCTACCCCCATGATCCTGCCGACGGCCTTCTCGCACGGGCCTTCGTACAGCAAGCCTTTGCTGATCCACTGGGAAAGATCCCCGCCCGCAACAAACTCGGAGAACAAAACCCTTTCGCCCCTGTCCGATCGGAGGAAGTAGAGCGGTGCAATACAAGGGTGCGCCGGCAGGCCGGTCCATGCAACAAGCTCGCGTCTCCACTGGTCTTGCTCCTCGCGATCCTCGTCGGACCATTCCTGCTCCGGATCCTCGTCGCCCCACCTGACCCTCTTTACCGCGTATGAAGACCTCAGAAACCGGCCCTTGGCCAGCCAGACGCCGTTCTCCCCGAGCTTCTTAACCAGCTTGTAGGCCTCGCAGATGACTGCGCCCTGCCTCCAGTTGCATTGTTTCTTTTTGGATGCCATGATTGTCCCATGGCCCCCTGCCGTCCTTTGACCTAAAGCTACGGAAGCAACCCGACCACCGCCCATCCCAAAGGCCCGTCTATCCTCGCGGGCAACCAACCAGCCCCATCAAAGCTCCCCGCTTCCCAAATACGTGCGCATCCATTTCTGGAGGGTCGCAACAGTATTCAGGCCCGGAGCGCGACCACTGAGGTCGGGATATGCCTTGAGAATGTGGTCATAAAGTACTTCGATGGCCCGACGACGACGACGATTCACGGTTTCTCTTCTGATATTCATCTCCTTGGCCACTTCCTCTTGCGTTTTTTTCCCGTCAAATATCAGCCGGAGCAGTTCCTGATCCTTCTTCGTGCCAGCCTTATCCATGCCCTCCACCAGGGCCATGAAGAACTTCGCTTGGTAAAAAGCCTTGTCTGCGCCACGCCCGGCGAGATCGGCGGGGTCCGGCCCTTGGGCGATGCGCGCGTCGGGGCCACTGTCGGGATCATCACCAAACCCCCTGGCGTTTCGGGCACCGCCGTATGCCCTGTACTTCGTGCGCCATAGGCCTATCGCGAACTGTTTGAGCCACTCAAAAGCCTTGCCACGAAGATCCTTCTCCGTCTCGCACTTTCGAAGGTGTTTTCTGGCCTTCACCCAGAAACCGTGTAGCAGGTCTTCCGCATCTGTTTCTGGCGTCAGTCGCATGTTCAAGACAAGTTTGAGGGGCCAGTTTCCGAGAAGGGCCTTCACTCTGGAATAGAGGTCCTCGTCATCGTAATTGACATTCGCCTCCATCTCGTCTCGGGCTTGCGTCGTCTTGCGAGCCATGGCCTTGCTCCTGTGTAGTTGAATTGCGATGTGTGGATCCTAGGGCTGCCGACCGGATAAGGCAACCGAAAATATCCTTGCGACTTTGCTGTCATACAACGGGTGGGCAAACGTGTATAAGAGTGGAGAATCACCCTGATGTCCAAGGACACCTCTTCCCCATATGAAAGGAAAGAACATGGCCGAGACCCTGACCCTTACCAGCCGCGAGAAGCACCTGTTTATAGAAGCCCCCAAGGCAGGCCCCATTCTTGTGGACACAGGCTCTCCCACAAGCTTTGGAAGAACCGGCCAGCTCTCCATCACGTTAGATGGGCGTAAGTTTGACATCTTGGCTAATGATGGACTCCTGGACGAGATTTCCAGAGAGGTGGGCGTCGAAACTGATATTCTCTTGGGGGTCGACCTGCTGAACCAGTTCCAGGCCGTCCTCTTCGATGTCCCCCGCCAGGAAATAGCCTTCGCAGCATCGGGACCCGCTCCCAAGGGGCAGGGGATCAGCCTTGAGAAAGTTGTGCATGGCATCCCCGTCGTGTCCATAGGCGTAAACGGAACAACGCTTCTCGCTTTTCTTGACACCGGAGCGCCCATTTCTTATCTGCCCCAGACGACTCTCGCGGCGGCCGAGTTCATCGAGAAGAGCACAGACTTCTATCCCGGTGCTGGGCGCTTTGCCGTGAAGGTCTACCGGACGACACTGACGTTTGGCCGCAAAGAGTTTGCTGTTCATGCCGCGCCAACCGAATGCCTGCCGCGAGCTGTGGCGTCCATTCTGACCACGAACGCGACTCATGCCATCTTGGGCAATGAGGTGCTGGAGAACATCAAGGTTTCGTACTTGCCGGGGGCTGAGAAGCTTGTCCTGCACGCTTGAGGCGGGCTGCCCGAAATACTTGAAGAAGTTCGTCACAATCGCCCACAGGCTGCGGATATATCTGTGGGAGGCGACTTGAATTGCCGAATGCCTCCGGTAGAGGCCCCCAAGAAGACGCGAAGCAACCTCACGGACCTTGCGCCAGAAGCGCCGGGGCGCCGTTCTGGGCGACGAAGAGACAACAAGAGGTGCCTCGCATCGATGGCGGCGGCGGCGATCTCGTATGACGGCGGCAACTATTGCAAAGGAGACCATAGAATGAGCAGTAATCAACCTCCTTACCTCTGCAGCGGCGCTTACGAGGGCTGGTGGCGCCAGGCCCAGCTTCCCGTTGGCCGAATGGTCTTGACTATCGTCTTCTCGGACACCGGCCTGCGCGCGACGGGCCAGGACTGGGTCGGCTGCTTCAGGATGAGCGGCGACATGACGGGAGACTCCTTTCGGGGGATCAAGCACTACGCGACCCATTGGGTCGAATACCTGGGCCGGATCCAACGTTCCACAGCGGATGGATCAGTCATTTCCATCTCCGGGGAGTGGCGGACCGCCGGAGGGGAAACCGGGCCCTTTCGAATATGGCTCGCGGGGTCGGGCGAGGACGGGGAGC
It encodes the following:
- a CDS encoding sigma-70 family RNA polymerase sigma factor, whose protein sequence is MARKTTQARDEMEANVNYDDEDLYSRVKALLGNWPLKLVLNMRLTPETDAEDLLHGFWVKARKHLRKCETEKDLRGKAFEWLKQFAIGLWRTKYRAYGGARNARGFGDDPDSGPDARIAQGPDPADLAGRGADKAFYQAKFFMALVEGMDKAGTKKDQELLRLIFDGKKTQEEVAKEMNIRRETVNRRRRRAIEVLYDHILKAYPDLSGRAPGLNTVATLQKWMRTYLGSGEL